A single window of Diachasmimorpha longicaudata isolate KC_UGA_2023 chromosome 12, iyDiaLong2, whole genome shotgun sequence DNA harbors:
- the LOC135168012 gene encoding uncharacterized protein LOC135168012: protein MTSPPIKYTTNRAIDRFNVGATLMKIIGYVDCIEGLRELPKSPSKWIHKCILNNNDGRSVRILCWGDDALKYKDEIKMYQIIKITGGIIKAANPQYRRSTDTERQRIPIWTWEHFRHPWHI from the exons ATGACATCTCCACCTATTAAATATACGACCAACAGAGCCATTGATCGTTTCAATGTTGGAGCTACACTCAT gaaAATCATCGGCTACGTCGACTGCATTGAAGGCCTGAGGGAGTTGCCAAAATCTCCATCTAAGTGGATTCACAAGtgcattttaaataacaatgatgGCAGAAGCGTTCGCATACTTTGCTGGGGGGATGATGCTCTCAAATACAAGGATGAGATCAAGATGTATCAG ataataaaaatcactggaggGATTATTAAAGCGGCCAATCCACAGTATCGGCGATCAACGGACACTGAGCGACAAAGAATTCCAATTTGGACGTGGGAGCACTTTCGACATCCGTGGCACATTTAA